One genomic region from Epinephelus fuscoguttatus linkage group LG6, E.fuscoguttatus.final_Chr_v1 encodes:
- the ccdc125 gene encoding coiled-coil domain-containing protein 125 isoform X1: MQEVSEAHSLDDDMVDGDLGDGMEVRAAPSSIRMKSQSFAGLTESLLSRSELLRSGSHAGEAAWIPGLKAAERQQRARWKLPRSSSLGDLSKDELKDRLQEAAEVIDVLCCELEVAHRYLEGKYEALKILQGKAILDKATSHTKSLLQKSEARAKALEKEVNSLQWELSFSQVQMKKSQQSWEQKYNRMLSENKTLTDNLEEREREIQQLRTENSARSRQCMELLSMLSVKEQRAYQGTKPQYSPERDASVLELAVLGACRCLGVAEACPCSRTAAASRKQLFQLQQELDAQRARREEALMVADAFRIAFEQQLRKRSEHFLLLAEANILKTHHCKAEVANRSPLLSVSQRLRGLLPSKMPDDLLETLYRLLDLLNDKEEALAHQRKVSIMLAHSAEELQRQLHLDSQCCPSDPSDNQSQCQQTSHTSESQLQPQVSSESNIQAQQQLVPPDSPLQPGQTSCLSESRTEPQELSDTTQSNIQLLSNHESNEPEIQQSDQTES; this comes from the exons ATGCAGGAGGTCAGTGAGGCCCACAGTCTGGATGATGACATGGTGGATGGAGATCTTGGTGACGGGATGGAAGTCAGAGCAGCGCCCAGCTCCATACGGATGAAGAGCCAGAGCTTTGCTGGTCTCACAGAGAGTCTGCTGTCCAGATCAGAGCTGCTCAGGAGTGGCAGCCATGCAGGAGAAGCAGCCTGGATCCCTGGACTGAAGGCTGCAGAGAGGCAGCAGAGAGCCCGCTGGAAGCTGCCGCGCTCCA GCTCCCTGGGTGACCTGTCCAAGGACGAGCTGAAAGACAGACTACAGGAAGCAGCTGAG GTGATAGATGTGTTATGCTGTGAGCTGGAGGTGGCACATCGTTACCTTGAAGGCAAATATGAAGCCCTGAAGATCTTACAGGGGAAG GCCATTCTTGACAAAGCCACGAGTCACACTAAGAGTCTGCTGCAGAAGAGTGAGGCGAGGGCTAAAGCTCTGGAGAAG GAGGTGAACAGCCTGCAGTGGGAACTCAGCTTCAGCCAGGTCCAGATGAAGAAGTCTCAGCAATCCTGGGAGCAGAAATACAACAG AATGTTGAGTGAGAACAAGACTCTGACTGACAACctggaggaaagagagagggagatccAGCAGCTCCGGACGGAGAATTCCG ccCGGAGTCGACAGTGCATGGAACTTCTCTCCATGTTGAGTGTGAAGGAGCAGAGAGCTTACCAAGGAACCAAACCTCAGTACAGCCCAGAGAGAGATGCAAGTGTTCTGGAG CTGGCAGTGTTGGGTGCCTGCAGGTGTCTTGGTGTTGCTGAAGCTTGTCCGTGCAGTCGGACTGCTGCTGCCAGCAGGAAGCAGCTCTTCCAGCTACAACAGGAG ttGGATGCTCAGCGTGCCAGGAGAGAAGAGGCGTTGATGGTTGCTGATGCTTTTCGTATTGCCTTTGAACAGCAGCTGAGGAAACGCAGTGAGCACTTCCTGCTGCTGGCTGAAGCCAACATCCTAAAAACCCATCACTGCAAGGCTGAAG TTGCTAACAGGAGTCCTTTGCTCAGTGTAAGCCAGAGGTTGAGAGGATTATTGCCTTCCAAGATGCCTGATGATCTTTTAGAGACTCTCTACAGACTGCTGGACTTG cTGAATGACAAAGAGGAGGCCCTGGCCCACCAGAGGAAGGTGAGCATCATGTTAGCCCACAGTGCTGAGGAGCTGCAGAGACAGTTGCATCTAGATTCACAATGCTGCCCATCAGACCCATCAGACAACCAGAGCCAGTGTCAGCAAACATCTCATACATCAGAGTCTCAGCTACAACCACAAGTCTCGTCAGAGtccaacatccaagcacagcaACAACTAGTTCCACCAGATTCTCCACTTCAGCCAGGACAAACATCATGTCTGTCAGAGTCCAGGACTGAACCTCAGGAGCTGTCAGACACAACACAGTCCAATATCCAGCTGCTGTCCAACCATGAGAGCAACGAGCCTGAAATCCAACAATCAGACCAAACAGAGTCCTGA
- the ccdc125 gene encoding coiled-coil domain-containing protein 125 isoform X2, translated as MQEVSEAHSLDDDMVDGDLGDGMEVRAAPSSIRMKSQSFAGLTESLLSRSELLRSGSHAGEAAWIPGLKAAERQQRARWKLPRSSSLGDLSKDELKDRLQEAAEVIDVLCCELEVAHRYLEGKYEALKILQGKAILDKATSHTKSLLQKSEARAKALEKEVNSLQWELSFSQVQMKKSQQSWEQKYNRMLSENKTLTDNLEEREREIQQLRTENSARSRQCMELLSMLSVKEQRAYQGTKPQYSPERDASVLELAVLGACRCLGVAEACPCSRTAAASRKQLFQLQQEQLRKRSEHFLLLAEANILKTHHCKAEVANRSPLLSVSQRLRGLLPSKMPDDLLETLYRLLDLLNDKEEALAHQRKVSIMLAHSAEELQRQLHLDSQCCPSDPSDNQSQCQQTSHTSESQLQPQVSSESNIQAQQQLVPPDSPLQPGQTSCLSESRTEPQELSDTTQSNIQLLSNHESNEPEIQQSDQTES; from the exons ATGCAGGAGGTCAGTGAGGCCCACAGTCTGGATGATGACATGGTGGATGGAGATCTTGGTGACGGGATGGAAGTCAGAGCAGCGCCCAGCTCCATACGGATGAAGAGCCAGAGCTTTGCTGGTCTCACAGAGAGTCTGCTGTCCAGATCAGAGCTGCTCAGGAGTGGCAGCCATGCAGGAGAAGCAGCCTGGATCCCTGGACTGAAGGCTGCAGAGAGGCAGCAGAGAGCCCGCTGGAAGCTGCCGCGCTCCA GCTCCCTGGGTGACCTGTCCAAGGACGAGCTGAAAGACAGACTACAGGAAGCAGCTGAG GTGATAGATGTGTTATGCTGTGAGCTGGAGGTGGCACATCGTTACCTTGAAGGCAAATATGAAGCCCTGAAGATCTTACAGGGGAAG GCCATTCTTGACAAAGCCACGAGTCACACTAAGAGTCTGCTGCAGAAGAGTGAGGCGAGGGCTAAAGCTCTGGAGAAG GAGGTGAACAGCCTGCAGTGGGAACTCAGCTTCAGCCAGGTCCAGATGAAGAAGTCTCAGCAATCCTGGGAGCAGAAATACAACAG AATGTTGAGTGAGAACAAGACTCTGACTGACAACctggaggaaagagagagggagatccAGCAGCTCCGGACGGAGAATTCCG ccCGGAGTCGACAGTGCATGGAACTTCTCTCCATGTTGAGTGTGAAGGAGCAGAGAGCTTACCAAGGAACCAAACCTCAGTACAGCCCAGAGAGAGATGCAAGTGTTCTGGAG CTGGCAGTGTTGGGTGCCTGCAGGTGTCTTGGTGTTGCTGAAGCTTGTCCGTGCAGTCGGACTGCTGCTGCCAGCAGGAAGCAGCTCTTCCAGCTACAACAGGAG CAGCTGAGGAAACGCAGTGAGCACTTCCTGCTGCTGGCTGAAGCCAACATCCTAAAAACCCATCACTGCAAGGCTGAAG TTGCTAACAGGAGTCCTTTGCTCAGTGTAAGCCAGAGGTTGAGAGGATTATTGCCTTCCAAGATGCCTGATGATCTTTTAGAGACTCTCTACAGACTGCTGGACTTG cTGAATGACAAAGAGGAGGCCCTGGCCCACCAGAGGAAGGTGAGCATCATGTTAGCCCACAGTGCTGAGGAGCTGCAGAGACAGTTGCATCTAGATTCACAATGCTGCCCATCAGACCCATCAGACAACCAGAGCCAGTGTCAGCAAACATCTCATACATCAGAGTCTCAGCTACAACCACAAGTCTCGTCAGAGtccaacatccaagcacagcaACAACTAGTTCCACCAGATTCTCCACTTCAGCCAGGACAAACATCATGTCTGTCAGAGTCCAGGACTGAACCTCAGGAGCTGTCAGACACAACACAGTCCAATATCCAGCTGCTGTCCAACCATGAGAGCAACGAGCCTGAAATCCAACAATCAGACCAAACAGAGTCCTGA